From the genome of Perca fluviatilis chromosome 1, GENO_Pfluv_1.0, whole genome shotgun sequence, one region includes:
- the LOC120562057 gene encoding glutamine synthetase-like — MSVLSESLSLHKTVREHYLSLASGTECQVTYVWIDEAGEKLQCKTRTLKKEPTGLRDIAEWDTVWLDCGTLIEVTLVPVKMFRDPFILDPNKLVLCEVVDSNCVPKGNIELNNRSKCAKVMEAVREFQPWFGMEQEYTLFGLDGRPFGWPPLVGFPAIANCAVGIDRVYGRDICICHYKACLYAGVRICGTNAEALASQWEFQVGPCEGIEMGDDLWMARYILHRVCEDFGVVASLDPKPIEVDVGTAGCHTNFSTKEMRSPGGLQYIKDAIRRLSKRHSQHLRVYDAHDGADNMSRLTSELTTSSYNKFSTAIASRAVSVRIPGHVSRMGCGYFEDRRPAANCDPYTVTRALVETCLLETPGKDDDVQ, encoded by the exons ATGTCTGTCCTGTCCGAAAGCCTCAGTCTTCACAAGACAGTCAGGGAGCACTATCTGTCTCTTGCCAGTGGTACAGAGTGCCAGGTGACGTACGTTTGGATTGATGAAGCAGGAGAAAAGCTACAATGTAAAACCAGGACTCTGAAAAAAGAACCAACAGGACTCAGAG ATATTGCAGAATGGGATACGGTCTGGTTAGATTGTGGGACTTTAATCGAAGTCACTTTGGTCCCGGTGAAAATGTTTCGAGATCCTTTCATTCTTGACCCCAATAAACTGGTGCTGTGTGAAGTGGTTGACAGCAACTGTGTGCCCAAAGGTAACATAGAACTCAACAAT CGTTCAAAATGTGCTAAAGTCATGGAGGCAGTAAGAGAATTTCAGCCCTGGTTCGGGATGGAACAGGAGTACACACTGTTTGGTTTGGATGGACGTCCCTTTGGTTGGCCTCCTTTGGTTGGATTCCCAGCAATAG CGAATTGTGCTGTGGGCATTGACAGAGTGTATGGGAGAGACATTTGTATATGTCACTATAAAGCCTGTCTGTATGCTGGTGTAAGGATCTGTGGCACAAATGCAGAAGCATTAGCCTCCCAG TGGGAGTTCCAGGTCGGCCCATGTGAAGGGATTGAAATGGGGGATGATCTGTGGATGGCCCGCTACATTTTGCACCGTGTCTGTGAAGACTTTGGAGTTGTTGCCTCCTTGGATCCTAAACCCATCGAGGTCGACGTTGGTACAGCAGGCTGTCACACCAACTTCAGCACCAAGGAGATGAGGAGCCCAGGGGGACTTCA GTACATTAAAGATGCAATCAGAAGGCTGAGCAAGCGTCACTCTCAGCACCTCCGTGTTTACGATGCACACGATGGCGCCGATAACATGAGTCGCCTCACCAGTGAACTCACCACCTCCAGTTACAATAAATTCTCTACAGCAATAGCCTCTCGTGCTGTTAGTGTTCGCATCCCTGGCCATGTCAGTCGGATGGGCTGCGGGTACTTTGAGGACAGACGTCCTGCTGCCAACTGTGACCCTTACACTGTGACGAGAGCTTTGGTTGAAACCTGTCTGCTGGAAACTCCTGGGAAAGATGATGATGTGCAATAA
- the LOC120556773 gene encoding D(1) dopamine receptor-like has product MNNTTGFTLVGAGSREELPAHRALTGCVLALLIIWTLFGNFTVCAAVYRFRHLRAKVTNIFIVSLALSDLLVAVLVMPWKAVVEVAGYWPFGGFCKTWLACDIMCSTASILNLCLISVDRYWAISSPFLYERSMNKKVASVMIGVTWAVSLVISFVPVQLNWHRAEMGDPHGEDLTLLGVDGSCDSSLSRTYAISSSLISFYIPVAIMIVTYTRIYRIAQMQIRMISSLERAAEHAQSCRSDVPELCPHLFKNIGANSHQPHNNLHPDSQRSNQSHRELRVSIRKETKVLKTLSIIMGVFVCCWLPFFVLNCALPFCTGPEDQRGPYCVSEKTFDVFVWIGWSNSSLNPVIYAFNADFRDAFLRLLRCRGRRCCAAVSAAVETVMASNEAGNLKQESPLKLDVSCATNTRGSEDSGNTTVTVFYHRATSLEQVTDTEESNDKDRLTQIPI; this is encoded by the coding sequence ATGAATAACACAACCGGCTTTACGCTGGTCGGAGCCGGCAGCCGGGAGGAGTTACCGGCGCACCGAGCTTTAACGGGCTGCGTCCTGGCGCTGCTTATCATTTGGACGCTTTTTGGCAACTTCACGGTGTGCGCAGCAGTTTATCGCTTCCGGCACCTGCGCGCCAAAGTAACCAACATCTTCATCGTGTCCCTGGCTCTGTCGGACCTCCTGGTCGCCGTGCTGGTGATGCCGTGGAAAGCTGTGGTCGAGGTGGCTGGTTACTGGCCGTTTGGAGGGTTCTGTAAGACCTGGCTGGCATGCGACATCATGTGCTCCACGGCCTCCATTCTCAACCTGTGCCTCATTAGTGTGGACCGATACTGGGCCATCTCCAGCCCTTTCCTCTATGAGAGGAGTATGAACAAGAAGGTGGCCTCTGTTATGATCGGTGTGACCTGGGCAGTCTCCCTGGTCATCTCTTTCGTCCCCGTGCAGCTGAACTGGCACCGTGCGGAGATGGGTGATCCACATGGGGAAGATTTGACGCTTCTCGGCGTTGATGGGAGCTGTGACTCCAGCCTGAGCCGCACATACGCCATCTCCTCGTCCCTCATCAGTTTCTACATCCCCGTGGCTATCATGATTGTCACATACACTCGCATCTACCGGATAGCCCAGATGCAGATCCGGATGATATCCTCTCTGGAGCGGGCGGCGGAGCACGCGCAGAGTTGCCGCTCGGACGTACCCGAACTTTGTCCTCACCTGTTCAAGAACATCGGTGCCAACTCACATCAGCCTCATAACAATCTTCATCCTGATTCTCAGCGCTCCAATCAGTCACACCGGGAGCTCAGAGTCTCCATCAGAAAAGAGACGAAAGTCCTCAAAACTCTGAGCATCATCATGGGTGTTTTTGTCTGCTGCTGGTTGCCATTCTTTGTCCTGAACTGCGCTCTGCCCTTCTGTACCGGACCAGAGGACCAGCGTGGCCCATACTGCGTCAGCGAAAAAACCTTTGATGTCTTTGTGTGGATCGGCTGGAGCAATTCGTCCCTCAACCCGGTCATCTATGCGTTTAACGCGGACTTCAGAGACGCCTTCCTGCGCTTGTTGCGCTGCCGCGGACGACGCTGCTGCGCAGCGGTGAGCGCAGCGGTGGAGACGGTGATGGCGAGCAACGAGGCCGGAAACCTAAAGCAGGAGAGCCCACTGAAACTGGACGTCTCCTGTGCCACGAATACCAGGGGAAGCGAGGACAGCGGGAACACAACGGTAACTGTGTTTTATCACAGAGCGACTTCCTTGGAGCAGGTCACGGACACTGAGGAAAGTAACGACAAAGACAGACTGACGCAGATACCAATATAA
- the LOC120556783 gene encoding intelectin-like isoform X1 has translation MLHHTVSLLVVLVSVDHVSFANRSSLSLFEADYSSITVNEKHTVTETTKDVKKTQTLTMTNFDHLDKLRKRSAYVARSCKETRDRYNEQEDGLYYLTTANGMVYQTFCDMTTAGGGWTLVASVHENSVYGRCTVGDRWSSQQGNNAELPDGDGNWSNRNTFGAAEGATSGDFKNPGYYDILAEDMSVWHVPNNFPLEHWKLSAILRYHTDNRFLNLYGGNLFQLFKQYPVRYNVGSCSNRGPAIPIVYDHGDRESTRMLYGPNPRGEFEAGFITFRAINNDRAAMAICSGVKPITGCNTEHYCIGGGGYFYPDQCRDFPSFDWDRMGREQGWSASKEMTESAVLLFYR, from the exons ATGTTACACCACACAGTTTCGCTTTTAGTGGTTTTGGTGTCAGTGGATCATGTATCCTTTGCTAATCGTTCATCCCTTTCCCTTTTTGAAGCTGATTATTCTTCAATAACAG TAAATGAGAAGCACACCGTCACAGAAACCACAAAGGATGTTAAGAAGACTCAAACCCTCACCATGACAAACTTTGATCATTTGGACAAATTAAGGAAGAGGTCCGCATATGTTGCAAGGAGCTGTAAAGAGACCAGGGACAGATATAATGAACAAGAAG ATGGATTGTACTACCTGACCACTGCTAATGGCATGGTCTATCAGACCTTCTGTGATATGACCACTGCGGGAGGCGGCTGGACGCTGGTGGCGAGCGTCCATGAGAACAGTGTTTACGGAAGGTGCACAGTGGGCGATCGCTGGTCCAGCCAGCAGGGCAACAATGCTGAACTTCCAGATGGAGACGGGAACTGGTCCAACAGAAACACCTTTGGAGCAGCAGAGGGCGCCACCTCGGGTGATTTTAAG AATCCAGGATACTATGATATATTGGCAGAGGACATGTCTGTGTGGCACGTTCCCAACAACTTCCCACTGGAGCACTGGAAGCTGTCAGCCATCCTCCGCTACCACACTGACAACCGCTTCCTCAACCTGTATGGAGGGAACCTCTTTCAGCTCTTCAAG CAATATCCAGTGAGATACAACGTTGGCTCCTGCAGCAACAGAGGGCCAGCTATTCCCATTGTGTACGACCACGGAGACAGAGAGTCGACCAGAATGTTATATGGACCCAATCCTAGAG GCGAGTTTGAAGCAGGTTTCATCACATTTAGAGCAATAAACAATGACCGTGCAGCCATGGCTATCTGCTCCGGGGTCAAGCCGATCACTGGATGCAACACTGAACAC TACTGTATAGGAGGAGGTGGATATTTCTACCCTGACCAGTGTAGGGACTTCCCATCATTTGACTGGGACAGAATGGGAAGGGAGCAAGGCTGGAGTGCTTCCAAAGAGATGACGGAGTCTGCTGTTTTACTGTTCTACCGCTAA
- the LOC120556783 gene encoding intelectin-like isoform X2 has product MLHHTVSLLVVLVSVDHVSFANRSSLSLFEADYSSITVNEKHTVTETTKDVKKTQTLTMTNFDHLDKLRKRSAYVARSCKETRDRYNEQEDGLYYLTTANGMVYQTFCDMTTAGGGWTLVASVHENSVYGRCTVGDRWSSQQGNNAELPDGDGNWSNRNTFGAAEGATSGDFKNPGYYDILAEDMSVWHVPNNFPLEHWKLSAILRYHTDNRFLNLYGGNLFQLFKQYPVRYNVGSCSNRGPAIPIVYDHGDRESTRMLYGPNPRGEFEAGFITFRAINNDRAAMAICSGVKPITGCNTEHYCIGGGGYFHPDQCGDFPSFDWDRMGRDQGWSASKEMTESAVLLFYR; this is encoded by the exons ATGTTACACCACACAGTTTCGCTTTTAGTGGTTTTGGTGTCAGTGGATCATGTATCCTTTGCTAATCGTTCATCCCTTTCCCTTTTTGAAGCTGATTATTCTTCAATAACAG TAAATGAGAAGCACACCGTCACAGAAACCACAAAGGATGTTAAGAAGACTCAAACCCTCACCATGACAAACTTTGATCATTTGGACAAATTAAGGAAGAGGTCCGCATATGTTGCAAGGAGCTGTAAAGAGACCAGGGACAGATATAATGAACAAGAAG ATGGATTGTACTACCTGACCACTGCTAATGGCATGGTCTATCAGACCTTCTGTGATATGACCACTGCGGGAGGCGGCTGGACGCTGGTGGCGAGCGTCCATGAGAACAGTGTTTACGGAAGGTGCACAGTGGGCGATCGCTGGTCCAGCCAGCAGGGCAACAATGCTGAACTTCCAGATGGAGACGGGAACTGGTCCAACAGAAACACCTTTGGAGCAGCAGAGGGCGCCACCTCGGGTGATTTTAAG AATCCAGGATACTATGATATATTGGCAGAGGACATGTCTGTGTGGCACGTTCCCAACAACTTCCCACTGGAGCACTGGAAGCTGTCAGCCATCCTCCGCTACCACACTGACAACCGCTTCCTCAACCTGTATGGAGGGAACCTCTTTCAGCTCTTCAAG CAATATCCAGTGAGATACAACGTTGGCTCCTGCAGCAACAGAGGGCCAGCTATTCCCATTGTGTACGACCACGGAGACAGAGAGTCGACCAGAATGTTATATGGACCCAATCCTAGAG GCGAGTTTGAAGCAGGTTTCATCACATTTAGAGCAATAAACAATGACCGTGCAGCCATGGCTATCTGCTCCGGGGTCAAGCCGATCACTGGATGCAACACTGAACAC TACTGTATAGGAGGAGGTGGATATTTCCACCCTGACCAGTGTGGGGACTTCCCATCATTTGACTGGGACAGAATGGGAAGGGATCAAGGCTGGAGCGCTTCCAAAGAGATGACGGAGTCTGCTGTTTTACTGTTCTACCGCTAA